One region of Oligoflexus sp. genomic DNA includes:
- a CDS encoding SpoIIE family protein phosphatase, with product MNLLRIITLWLLCCSFAAAGSARVDHDPSPLTLREEPRGESLTHFLGILRDIPADWDAARVHDQFLKKTYDIEKGESVNFGLDFSIKWVTFQLTNPFSSDRLVLIENNTTITDRLELFQKTSEGFRLVEAQGEAIPFSTRSIMSRQPAFRVEVPPGTHTYLMRLEAQNVIQLGLKVWDEQAFYRKNTLELMTISLLLGFHLVIALYNFFLFVSVRDRMYLIYVAYVLSNVMYQTTAMGIMQYVNHAFFGWETLDNRVMILSVDAVILTALIFSNLFLSLKNNLPQMTRAMILCGFVSCVNIIINLFISSQTAAVLCLFNSVTAVTLLISSGVYLCWKRYKPAYFFTLAWFFYLTGASANIFSLIGLLPAFEVSNWVQLYGGSFEIVLLSLAVGSRMSHVQTRLTRVLTEQKQIEKVVRSAQFMRRREMESSLPEFLNYAYYTRPAEHIGGDWVGMVNCASEKKIYIYLGDVMGHGLSPALMSVIASGATRGAIHNSLRQAMDEKERMLHIVRSINDALFDRCHEADCFMSLALISLNWETGALTYANAGHTPLLKISGQRVQSFVQPGSLIGMFREPSFRVESIAMQPGESIFLYTDGLTENTSPGGKPLRLRAIHKALQTQGSLEDGYDSLIRLMNSHWNDQPVEDDTTFFMLCLADIPSRRAG from the coding sequence ATGAACCTTCTTCGTATCATTACCCTCTGGCTGCTGTGCTGCAGTTTTGCAGCGGCTGGTTCAGCCCGAGTGGATCACGATCCGTCCCCACTGACTTTGAGGGAAGAACCTCGGGGTGAGTCGCTGACGCATTTTTTGGGAATCCTGCGGGATATTCCCGCGGACTGGGATGCGGCCAGGGTCCATGATCAGTTTCTGAAGAAAACTTACGACATTGAAAAGGGCGAATCCGTAAACTTCGGCCTGGATTTTTCCATCAAGTGGGTCACGTTTCAACTGACCAACCCCTTTTCCTCCGATCGACTTGTTCTGATAGAAAACAACACGACGATAACCGATCGACTGGAGCTCTTTCAAAAAACGAGCGAGGGTTTCCGCCTTGTGGAAGCCCAGGGCGAAGCCATCCCCTTTTCCACCCGCTCCATCATGAGCCGGCAGCCGGCATTCCGCGTTGAGGTTCCGCCGGGAACGCATACCTATTTGATGCGTCTGGAGGCTCAGAATGTGATCCAGCTGGGATTGAAGGTCTGGGACGAACAGGCCTTTTATCGCAAAAATACTCTGGAATTGATGACGATCAGCCTTCTGCTCGGTTTTCACCTCGTGATCGCACTCTATAACTTTTTCCTGTTCGTCAGCGTCCGTGACCGGATGTACCTAATCTATGTCGCGTATGTGCTGAGCAACGTCATGTACCAGACGACGGCCATGGGCATCATGCAGTATGTGAATCACGCGTTCTTTGGTTGGGAAACTCTTGATAACCGGGTCATGATCCTATCCGTGGATGCTGTCATCCTCACAGCGCTCATCTTCTCGAATCTTTTCCTTTCGCTTAAGAACAACCTGCCGCAGATGACTCGCGCCATGATTCTGTGCGGTTTCGTCAGCTGCGTGAACATTATCATAAACCTCTTCATCTCATCCCAGACGGCTGCAGTCCTTTGTCTTTTCAACTCGGTGACCGCAGTGACTCTGCTCATCAGCTCCGGGGTCTATCTTTGCTGGAAACGCTATAAACCGGCCTATTTCTTCACACTGGCCTGGTTTTTCTACTTAACAGGAGCCTCCGCGAACATCTTCAGCCTGATCGGTCTCCTGCCGGCCTTTGAGGTCAGCAACTGGGTCCAGCTCTATGGTGGATCCTTTGAAATCGTCCTTCTCTCCCTGGCCGTCGGCAGTCGCATGTCCCATGTACAGACGCGCCTGACCCGGGTTTTGACGGAGCAGAAGCAGATTGAAAAGGTCGTGCGCTCCGCTCAATTCATGCGGCGTCGGGAAATGGAAAGCAGCCTGCCTGAATTTTTGAACTACGCGTATTACACAAGGCCTGCCGAACATATCGGCGGCGACTGGGTTGGTATGGTGAACTGCGCTTCCGAGAAAAAGATCTACATATACCTGGGTGATGTGATGGGCCACGGTCTCTCTCCCGCTCTGATGTCGGTTATCGCTTCGGGTGCCACGCGGGGAGCGATCCATAACAGTTTGCGTCAGGCCATGGATGAAAAGGAACGCATGCTTCACATCGTAAGATCCATCAACGACGCGCTCTTTGATCGGTGTCACGAAGCCGATTGCTTCATGAGCCTTGCTCTGATTTCGCTGAACTGGGAGACGGGTGCGCTCACCTATGCGAACGCGGGGCACACACCTCTTCTTAAAATTTCCGGTCAGCGCGTGCAGTCCTTTGTTCAGCCTGGCAGCCTGATTGGAATGTTCCGCGAACCCAGCTTCAGGGTGGAAAGCATCGCCATGCAGCCGGGTGAATCCATCTTCCTTTATACTGATGGCCTGACCGAAAACACTTCGCCTGGCGGCAAGCCTCTTCGCCTAAGGGCGATTCACAAAGCCCTGCAGACCCAGGGTTCCCTTGAGGACGGGTATGATTCTCTGATCCGCTTGATGAACAGCCACTGGAATGATCAGCCCGTCGAGGACGACACGACCTTCTTCATGCTGTGCCTCGCCGACATTCCCTCGCGGCGAGCCGGCTGA
- a CDS encoding methyl-accepting chemotaxis protein → MSEINQSNQDIMAQVRDDQTRLTEIVSLIREIASKTRVINEIAFQTKLLSFNAAVEAARAGEQGKGFAVVAEEVGNLAQVSGSAAKDISRILDQSTQTVEHIVASTAEKVDALIRQGGIHVEHGVTASRECAGILDDIVAKISSINVMAQEIANASQEQNLGMAEISKAMEAIDHTAQVNASASKQIADITSQLKAESESIRELTETMNQLLAA, encoded by the coding sequence ATGAGCGAGATCAATCAATCGAATCAGGACATCATGGCCCAAGTCCGAGATGATCAGACGCGGCTTACAGAAATTGTGAGCCTGATCCGTGAAATTGCCAGCAAGACGCGGGTAATCAATGAAATTGCCTTTCAGACCAAGCTTCTTTCTTTCAACGCTGCGGTTGAGGCAGCCCGTGCCGGTGAGCAGGGCAAAGGCTTTGCGGTCGTCGCGGAAGAGGTTGGGAACCTGGCTCAGGTGAGTGGCAGCGCCGCGAAGGATATCAGCAGGATCCTGGATCAGAGCACGCAGACTGTGGAGCACATCGTCGCGAGCACTGCGGAAAAAGTGGATGCCCTGATCCGGCAAGGAGGCATTCATGTCGAGCACGGGGTCACAGCTTCCCGGGAATGCGCCGGCATCCTGGATGATATTGTTGCGAAGATCAGTTCGATTAACGTCATGGCTCAGGAAATTGCCAATGCCTCACAGGAACAGAATCTGGGCATGGCCGAGATCTCGAAAGCCATGGAGGCCATTGATCATACCGCGCAGGTGAACGCGTCCGCATCCAAACAGATTGCCGATATCACCTCGCAACTCAAAGCCGAGAGTGAAAGTATTCGAGAGCTGACGGAGACCATGAATCAACTGCTGGCAGCCTGA
- a CDS encoding adenylate/guanylate cyclase domain-containing protein yields the protein MTAVWMRILGLIVWSFMAKAYANPLDLSLETWDLKIADDPLSVQELIDQHRTTIDPEAAPAIYLRVLSMDCLVRAQSGAPLPAENIIDAALQNAKAMSAWDEAILLTSCKARIRIKAGQHHEGVVWLEEAVARAEKHEKSSLHIRILVLLSNFYLSNNEQGKALALLQNAQSILESDRSLGQIERERLKVEVTMGLESTGTHNVGVEIYESALQYFIQAGLRSYQVIMHYNLAESFVSLPKSRDLNKARFHYQAAANLALSLRDEMTYVYALAGVAKVEYQLKNFTAAEKLMMKAIDAFKDKDFTWWAESLETLAAIKKEQGRHEEALEILKKAESILPEAQKATKRSIQTEMEDVLVKLGRFQDAYALRKELSEAQIATLKNKAAQEYSKLKVDLGLSVEEERATLLQKENERQKKISYYKTIATLFLGALILVLIVFMIWLKVQRDRIRSMQKHIQENVLQRFLPPQIIDSILSGQSPLDEAAQEATVTILFCDLVDFTSSSERLGADKIARVLNQFFKEMTEEIFDAGGTIDKFIGDAIMVLFGAPIHAEAPIQAQKAFECAERILKRMNTLNEQWRLEEGAEFAIRIGVHQGQAIVGSFGSQKRSDYTAIGLHVNIAARIETAAMPNTIYFSESIARHLPADRYTALGPFRLRGVSEELDLFTNTPGASDRKCAAS from the coding sequence ATGACTGCGGTGTGGATGCGAATACTGGGACTGATCGTATGGAGCTTCATGGCCAAAGCCTATGCGAATCCCCTGGATCTTTCGCTGGAAACCTGGGACCTGAAAATTGCAGATGATCCTCTTTCTGTCCAGGAACTTATTGACCAGCATCGAACAACAATTGATCCTGAAGCCGCGCCTGCTATTTATCTGCGTGTCCTGAGCATGGATTGCCTCGTTCGCGCCCAGAGTGGGGCTCCTCTCCCGGCTGAAAATATCATCGATGCCGCCCTTCAGAATGCCAAAGCCATGAGTGCCTGGGATGAAGCCATACTTCTGACCTCGTGCAAGGCTCGCATCCGCATCAAGGCCGGTCAGCATCATGAGGGTGTTGTTTGGCTGGAAGAGGCTGTGGCGCGTGCCGAGAAGCATGAGAAGAGCAGCCTTCACATTCGCATTCTGGTTCTGCTTTCCAATTTTTATCTTTCCAATAATGAACAAGGCAAGGCCCTAGCCCTTCTGCAAAATGCCCAGTCCATACTGGAAAGCGACCGGAGTCTGGGGCAGATCGAAAGAGAACGCCTCAAGGTTGAAGTCACGATGGGGCTTGAGTCCACCGGCACCCACAACGTGGGCGTCGAAATTTACGAGAGCGCCCTTCAGTATTTTATCCAGGCAGGACTCCGCAGCTATCAGGTCATCATGCACTATAATCTTGCGGAAAGTTTCGTCTCCCTTCCGAAGTCGCGCGATTTGAACAAGGCCCGCTTTCATTACCAAGCGGCCGCGAATCTTGCGCTTTCGCTCCGGGATGAGATGACCTATGTCTATGCGCTGGCCGGCGTGGCCAAGGTCGAATATCAGCTGAAAAATTTCACAGCCGCTGAAAAACTTATGATGAAAGCCATTGATGCATTCAAGGATAAGGATTTCACATGGTGGGCGGAAAGCCTGGAGACTCTGGCTGCGATTAAAAAGGAGCAGGGTCGCCACGAGGAAGCCCTGGAGATCCTCAAAAAAGCCGAATCCATTCTGCCTGAGGCGCAGAAGGCTACGAAGCGCTCCATTCAAACGGAGATGGAGGATGTGCTGGTTAAACTCGGCCGTTTTCAGGATGCCTATGCCCTGCGCAAGGAGCTTTCTGAAGCGCAGATCGCAACACTGAAGAACAAGGCTGCCCAGGAATATTCCAAATTGAAGGTGGACCTGGGATTGTCTGTGGAAGAAGAGCGCGCCACGCTTTTGCAGAAGGAAAACGAGCGGCAGAAGAAAATATCCTACTATAAGACCATAGCCACGCTCTTTCTGGGGGCTTTGATCCTGGTTCTGATCGTTTTCATGATCTGGCTCAAGGTTCAGCGTGATCGCATTCGAAGCATGCAGAAACATATCCAGGAGAATGTGCTGCAGCGCTTCCTTCCCCCACAGATCATCGACAGCATACTGTCCGGGCAATCACCCCTCGATGAAGCGGCGCAGGAAGCCACGGTGACTATACTTTTTTGTGATCTCGTGGACTTCACCTCGTCCTCGGAGCGGCTGGGTGCGGATAAAATCGCCCGGGTCTTGAATCAGTTCTTTAAGGAGATGACGGAAGAGATTTTTGATGCCGGTGGCACCATCGACAAATTCATCGGTGATGCGATCATGGTCCTGTTCGGAGCACCGATTCATGCCGAGGCCCCGATTCAGGCTCAAAAGGCCTTTGAATGCGCGGAGCGGATACTTAAACGCATGAATACATTAAATGAGCAGTGGCGGCTGGAGGAAGGCGCGGAGTTTGCCATAAGGATCGGCGTGCATCAGGGTCAGGCAATCGTGGGATCCTTCGGCAGTCAGAAGCGAAGCGACTATACCGCGATCGGCCTTCATGTGAACATTGCTGCCCGCATTGAAACAGCGGCCATGCCGAACACGATTTACTTCAGCGAGTCCATCGCGCGACATCTTCCCGCGGATCGCTATACTGCCCTTGGTCCCTTCCGTCTCCGTGGGGTCAGCGAAGAACTGGACCTTTTCACCAATACCCCGGGGGCGTCTGACCGCAAATGTGCGGCCAGCTGA
- a CDS encoding TIGR02450 family Trp-rich protein, producing MQTTHRHFSKKLFLINANWTSLQQLEGWKHYRIASRRKSEAGTWELEMMAVCDRQVRVWVSRASLRDPELWKPGWHD from the coding sequence ATGCAAACGACGCACAGGCATTTTTCGAAGAAGCTCTTTCTGATCAATGCCAACTGGACTTCTCTGCAGCAGCTTGAAGGCTGGAAGCACTATCGCATCGCCTCCCGCCGTAAATCCGAAGCGGGCACGTGGGAACTGGAGATGATGGCTGTCTGTGATCGGCAGGTGCGGGTTTGGGTCAGCCGGGCCTCGCTCCGTGATCCCGAGCTTTGGAAACCGGGCTGGCATGATTGA
- a CDS encoding SH3 domain-containing protein, with the protein MKSPMLLSLILSLSFACSSTPDENASENVSPEAEVPASVAAKPETDVKEKAADSNDVAAAVEAKLDAKAEVAPAAVPAPAAEASQPAAAVVTSSEKLVYPTASLVNVRQGPGKSHAVARVAKFGEAISLTGEVKNTWLKTTDGLWVSSLFTAESKPAQANDPVAQAAQAPEAVEATTPAAAPAAEDTAAPAQN; encoded by the coding sequence ATGAAGTCCCCGATGCTGCTGAGTTTGATCCTGAGTCTGTCTTTTGCCTGTTCATCCACTCCTGATGAAAACGCTTCGGAAAACGTGAGCCCTGAGGCTGAAGTTCCTGCCTCCGTTGCAGCCAAACCTGAAACGGATGTGAAGGAAAAAGCCGCGGACAGCAATGATGTCGCTGCCGCTGTCGAAGCCAAACTCGATGCCAAGGCCGAGGTGGCTCCGGCTGCCGTCCCTGCGCCTGCTGCAGAAGCGTCCCAGCCCGCGGCCGCGGTCGTCACAAGTTCTGAAAAACTTGTGTATCCCACCGCCTCGCTGGTAAACGTGCGCCAGGGTCCTGGCAAAAGCCATGCAGTGGCTCGCGTTGCGAAATTCGGTGAAGCCATTTCCTTGACCGGTGAAGTGAAAAATACCTGGTTGAAAACCACCGATGGTCTTTGGGTTTCAAGTCTTTTCACTGCGGAAAGCAAGCCAGCCCAGGCCAATGATCCTGTGGCTCAGGCAGCGCAGGCTCCTGAAGCCGTGGAAGCGACCACACCGGCCGCCGCCCCAGCTGCAGAAGACACGGCCGCTCCTGCTCAGAACTGA
- a CDS encoding ABC1 kinase family protein produces MAGPTHDKDSFESSNSLLGVAARDIKRLQAIFLIIARHGFGELFLRSSIGRIFFSQVKVEGSSERWRDQPAATRFRRLLEDLGPTYIKFGQIMSMRPDIMPASYITALEGLQDQTPSVPFEAIRNVVERSLGQSLDELYAEFSREPLATASIAQTHRAVTKDGEAVIVKVQRPGIEETMRGDLDLLFMLTKALEVSIEEMRLLAPSEIVTEFEIALLRELDFHEELGNLETARKLLDPGRRVVVPKPYPELSSGQVLTMEFFPGRSLRRVVPQSPEAKHAVTEILHAACKQVLLDGFFHGDPHAGNILINDDGTLCMIDLGLVGQLRDDQRADLVTLIIAAVSRDASTIARVFLRMGTPLKRINLNEFKAEINRILNRYINVTRVEDFKSQELADEFVSAAQRFQIKLAPEYSVLTKASLTIEGLIRNLYPDINAMEIAQPYIQRLMAERFSPGSMLKDSLSTVTGLSSMLKQLPMQLDQILHDAESGNLQVRALNPQLENLPQVLHHFASRMALSAFALAMTLAAVVMIAVRTSERSLDLLIGASVVMAFFAWSTLFGWHFVRIGQPYRARSLLQFFRR; encoded by the coding sequence ATGGCTGGTCCAACACATGATAAAGATTCCTTTGAATCAAGCAATTCCCTGCTTGGAGTCGCGGCTCGTGATATCAAGCGCCTCCAGGCTATCTTTCTTATCATAGCTCGTCATGGTTTCGGAGAACTCTTTCTCCGCTCCTCGATCGGCCGCATTTTTTTTAGTCAGGTGAAGGTCGAGGGCAGCAGCGAACGCTGGCGTGATCAGCCGGCGGCCACACGCTTTCGCCGCCTTCTGGAGGACCTCGGCCCCACCTACATCAAATTCGGACAGATCATGTCCATGCGCCCCGACATCATGCCGGCCAGTTATATTACTGCGCTGGAAGGTCTGCAGGATCAAACGCCGTCGGTTCCCTTCGAGGCCATACGTAACGTTGTCGAGCGGAGCCTGGGGCAATCGCTTGACGAACTCTATGCAGAATTCAGTCGCGAACCTCTGGCGACAGCCTCCATTGCCCAGACGCATCGCGCGGTCACCAAAGACGGTGAAGCCGTGATCGTCAAGGTGCAGCGCCCGGGAATCGAGGAAACCATGCGGGGTGACCTTGACCTTCTTTTCATGCTTACCAAGGCCCTTGAAGTCAGCATCGAGGAAATGCGTCTGCTCGCTCCTTCGGAAATTGTCACAGAGTTTGAAATCGCACTCCTGCGTGAACTTGATTTTCATGAAGAGCTCGGCAATCTGGAAACCGCCCGCAAGCTTTTGGATCCAGGGCGCCGTGTGGTGGTGCCTAAACCTTATCCCGAATTATCCAGCGGCCAGGTCCTGACCATGGAATTTTTTCCCGGTCGCTCTCTCAGGCGCGTGGTCCCCCAATCACCCGAAGCCAAGCATGCCGTCACGGAAATTCTTCATGCGGCTTGCAAGCAAGTTCTTTTGGATGGATTTTTTCATGGCGATCCACATGCCGGTAATATTCTGATCAACGATGACGGAACGCTGTGCATGATTGATCTGGGCCTTGTGGGACAGCTGCGGGATGATCAAAGGGCCGATCTTGTGACTCTGATCATCGCCGCCGTCTCGCGGGATGCCAGCACGATCGCGCGCGTCTTCTTGAGGATGGGAACGCCCTTGAAGCGCATCAATCTCAATGAATTCAAGGCCGAGATCAATCGCATCCTGAACCGCTACATCAACGTCACGCGCGTCGAAGATTTCAAGTCCCAGGAACTTGCCGATGAATTCGTGAGTGCCGCCCAGCGTTTTCAAATCAAACTCGCACCTGAATATTCTGTTCTGACCAAAGCCAGTCTGACGATTGAAGGCCTGATTCGCAATCTCTATCCCGACATCAATGCCATGGAAATCGCGCAGCCTTATATCCAGCGCCTCATGGCCGAGCGTTTTTCACCCGGTTCGATGCTGAAGGATTCCCTTTCCACTGTCACGGGTCTTTCGAGCATGCTCAAGCAGCTGCCGATGCAGCTTGATCAGATCCTGCACGATGCCGAGTCCGGGAATCTTCAGGTGCGGGCTTTGAATCCCCAGCTCGAAAACCTGCCTCAGGTTCTGCACCACTTTGCAAGCCGCATGGCCCTTTCCGCCTTTGCTCTCGCGATGACCCTGGCCGCAGTGGTGATGATTGCCGTTCGAACTTCCGAGCGGAGCCTTGATCTATTGATCGGCGCCAGCGTGGTGATGGCTTTCTTTGCCTGGTCCACGCTTTTCGGCTGGCACTTCGTTCGCATCGGTCAGCCGTATCGGGCTCGTTCCCTGCTGCAGTTTTTCAGGCGTTGA
- a CDS encoding NADP-dependent oxidoreductase encodes MRKETGINRQIVLASRPKGKPTSENFKLLETPIPEPKESQVLLETLYLSLDPYMRGRMSDAPSYAAPVGLGEVMVGATVSRVVTSRHPKFKAGDLVMSYAGWQDYALSDGRDLTPLGDMPRPSLALGVLGMPGFTAYMGLMDIGQPKAGETLVVAAASGAVGSVVGQIGKIIGCRVVGIAGGKEKCRYVKEELGFDECLDHHGEGLPELLREACPKGIDIYFENVGGKVWDAVMPLLNTKARIPVCGLIADYNRTSLPEGPDRMGLLMGTILRLRLRMQGFIINMDYGHRFPEFRQPMEQWVREGRVKFREDVVEGLEKAPEAFMGMLEGANFGKLVVKV; translated from the coding sequence ATGCGTAAAGAAACAGGCATCAATCGGCAAATTGTTCTGGCAAGCCGCCCCAAAGGCAAACCTACATCCGAGAACTTCAAACTCCTCGAAACGCCCATCCCGGAACCCAAGGAATCCCAGGTTCTCCTGGAAACTCTGTATCTGTCGCTGGACCCCTATATGCGTGGGCGTATGAGTGATGCTCCTTCGTATGCCGCGCCCGTCGGCCTGGGCGAGGTCATGGTGGGCGCTACGGTATCCCGTGTGGTGACGTCCCGTCATCCGAAATTCAAAGCGGGTGACCTCGTTATGAGTTATGCGGGTTGGCAGGACTATGCCCTTTCCGATGGCCGTGATCTGACGCCGCTGGGTGATATGCCGCGCCCTTCCCTGGCATTGGGTGTTCTTGGGATGCCGGGATTTACAGCCTATATGGGGCTTATGGATATCGGCCAACCCAAGGCCGGGGAAACGCTGGTTGTGGCCGCGGCCTCGGGTGCTGTGGGTTCCGTGGTCGGGCAAATTGGAAAGATCATAGGCTGCCGCGTGGTGGGGATTGCCGGCGGGAAAGAAAAGTGCCGCTATGTGAAAGAGGAACTGGGTTTTGATGAGTGCCTGGATCATCACGGGGAAGGGCTGCCTGAACTTTTGCGCGAGGCCTGTCCCAAGGGCATTGATATCTATTTCGAGAATGTCGGCGGCAAGGTCTGGGACGCTGTCATGCCCCTTTTGAATACCAAGGCCAGGATTCCTGTCTGCGGCCTGATTGCTGACTACAATCGCACCTCGCTCCCCGAGGGGCCGGATCGTATGGGGCTTTTGATGGGAACCATCCTGCGCCTGCGTCTTCGCATGCAGGGCTTCATCATTAACATGGACTATGGTCATCGCTTCCCGGAATTCCGTCAGCCGATGGAACAATGGGTCCGTGAAGGACGCGTCAAATTCCGCGAGGATGTGGTCGAGGGCCTGGAAAAGGCCCCCGAGGCTTTTATGGGTATGCTGGAAGGCGCTAATTTTGGGAAATTGGTGGTGAAAGTTTAA
- a CDS encoding alpha/beta fold hydrolase encodes MSVAVHPEQPFFFESEGEDIYGLLGVPASASNLREAVIFCAPAPHEVKKFHWAQRQMAQRLQTAGYHTLRFDYFATGDSSGHSRDYDLHRCRTNIQDAIRYLKASGLIRRVSVVATRLACPLALQAVAEERVRKLILIDPVLDGAAYLKEAQSMQEAMLDEHLRVAPNYPRTAVQGQLLGFPHHAFLSWQHQTLRTLPSPIKAKAVTIITSQGAPDASPLFKHLSQELEETHTVRISDNLRWGCARSLQFQDFPNQLLRVVVDSVRGAL; translated from the coding sequence ATGAGCGTTGCGGTTCATCCCGAACAGCCTTTCTTTTTTGAATCCGAAGGCGAGGACATCTATGGCCTTCTCGGGGTTCCTGCCTCCGCCTCCAATCTGCGGGAGGCGGTGATCTTCTGTGCGCCGGCCCCTCATGAGGTGAAAAAATTCCACTGGGCCCAAAGGCAGATGGCGCAAAGGCTTCAAACAGCCGGCTATCATACGCTGCGCTTTGATTACTTTGCGACGGGCGATTCCTCCGGGCACAGTCGTGATTATGATCTTCATCGCTGCCGAACCAATATTCAGGACGCCATTCGCTATCTGAAGGCCAGCGGCCTGATCCGCCGCGTTTCGGTAGTGGCCACGCGCCTCGCCTGCCCCCTTGCGCTGCAGGCTGTCGCCGAGGAACGGGTTCGGAAGCTTATCCTGATTGATCCCGTACTGGATGGCGCCGCCTATCTTAAGGAAGCCCAGAGCATGCAGGAGGCGATGCTCGACGAGCATCTGCGCGTGGCTCCGAATTATCCCAGGACCGCAGTTCAGGGTCAGCTTCTGGGTTTTCCGCATCATGCGTTTCTATCCTGGCAGCATCAGACTCTCAGGACATTGCCTTCACCGATCAAGGCCAAGGCTGTGACCATCATCACAAGCCAGGGCGCCCCGGATGCATCGCCTCTTTTCAAGCACCTGAGTCAGGAGCTTGAGGAAACCCATACAGTCCGCATCAGTGACAACCTGAGGTGGGGCTGCGCTCGATCTTTGCAATTTCAGGACTTTCCCAACCAGCTGCTGCGCGTAGTGGTGGATTCTGTGCGAGGTGCCTTATGA